The Triticum aestivum cultivar Chinese Spring chromosome 7B, IWGSC CS RefSeq v2.1, whole genome shotgun sequence genome window below encodes:
- the LOC123161938 gene encoding skin secretory protein xP2, producing MSSRASANGSSPPPAQPRLACAVLVRQQPAAASGSAIWPGPRAPSPPPSGPSPSRPTRCLAGSLCRGRLVIAVIRPRSSGRGEHSPRWVVSVLARGLPCRPRSSVRRPANGCSSPASASAIGSASPLRPVPAARDSARGRSSARGSRLRARSSCRLRGSPAPASRPALAGLRAPWPASAKAPSGSRPALVCAGFHATRPAGPVRTSPPPAPLCRVPEPPAGSRVLRRLRPALDRVAVAPAAGSHARPASPPAAPASVAAPPAASPCRHRRASRACSRLRRPPSPPRPGRPASPPAVSAATRPVLAPGLSALPASVQGMLD from the exons ATGTCCTCGCGCGCCTCCGCGAACGGCTCCTCACCACCACCGGCGCAGCCGCGCCTCGCCTGCGCCGTCCTTGTGCGCCAGCAGCCCGCTGCCGCGTCCGGCTCCGCCATCTGGCCCGGCCCGCGCGCGCCGAGTCCTCCGCCATCCGGCCCGTCGCCCTCACGGCCGACTCGCTGTCTCGCTGGCTCGCTGTGCCGCGGCCGTCTCGTCATCGCCGTCATCCGCCCTCGCAGCAGCGGCCGCGGAGAGCACTCCCCTCGTTGGGTCGTCTCCGTCCTTGCCCGCGGGCTCCCGTGCCGGCCTCGCTCCTCCGTGCGCCGGCCCGCGAACGGGTGCTCCTCGCCGGCTTCCGCGTCCGCCATCGGCTCCGCCTCGCCACTGCGCCCCGTGCCGGCTGCGCGTGACTCGGCCCGCGGCCGGTCCTCCGCGCGCGGTAGCCGACTCCGCGCCCGCTCCTCTTGCCGGCTTCGCGGCAGCCCCGCGCCGGCTTCCCGCCCCGCGCTGGCCGGCCTCCGCGCGCCCTGGCCGGCTTCCGCGAAAGCCCCTTCCGGCTCGCGCCCCGCCTTGGTCTGCGCCGGCTTCCACGCCACCCGGCCTGCCGGCCCCGTCCGCACCtcgcctcctcccgcgccgctctGCCGGGTTCCCGAGCCGCCCGCCGGGTCGCGCGTCCTGCGCCGGCTCCGCCCCGCACTCGACCGCGTCGCCGTTGCCCCGGCCGCCGGCTCCCACGCCCGCCCTGCTTCGCCCCCAGCCGCGCCGGCGTCCGTCGCCGCGCCTCCGGCCGCTTCCCCGTGCCGGCACCGCCGTGCCTCCCGCGCCTGCTCGCGGCTTCGCCGCCCGCCTTCTCCGCCGCGACCCGGACGGCCGGCTTCGCCGCccgccgtctccgccgccaccCGGCCGGTCCTGGCCCCTGGCCTCTCTGCGCTCCCAG CAAGTGTTCAAGGCATGCTTGACTAG
- the LOC123159099 gene encoding probable protein phosphatase 2C 59 has translation MMMGWGREIQEKPSTASTHGLSRRVHGIDPAPFPFPAPPRAPARHRPSTSSPRHPFRRTSCSSFCLLRHLRFLLFVPYLRAPRPPGTIGSSSSLVAACHHGPCCACALKRNPAGRRPPPSMGHRGDTKPVSGGGFSENGKFSYGYASSLGKRSSMEDFHETRIDGVDGETVGLFGVFDGHGGARAAEFVKQNLFSNLIKHPKFFTDTKSAIAETFTHTDSELLKADTTHNRDAGSTASTAILVGDRLVVANVGDSRAVICRGGDAIAVSRDHKPDQTDERQRIEDAGGFVMWAGTWRVGGVLAVSRAFGDKLLKQYVVADPEIKEEVVDSSLEFLILASDGLWDVVSNEEAVAMVKPIVDSQEAAKKLLVEATRRGSADNITCVVVRFLDQKPPAAATNGSPAPVAPGK, from the exons ATGATGATGGGATGGGGGCGAGAGATCCAAGAAAAGCCGTCGACTGCAAGCACGCACGGGCTCTCCCGACGCGTCCACGGCATTGACCccgccccctttccctttcccGCGCCGCCACGTGCCCCCGCACGGCACCGCCCATCGACTTCCTCTCCCCGCCACCCTTTTAGGCGCACAAGCTGCTCGAGTTTctgcctcctccgccatctccgattTCTCCTCTTCGTTCCTTATTTACGAGCGCCGAGGCCTCCTGGGACCAttggttcttcttcttccctcGTCGCCGCCTGCCATCACGGGCCGTGTTGCGCTTGCGCGTTGAAGAGGAATCCGGcaggccgtcgtcctcctccaTCAATGGGGCACCGCGGGGACACCAAGCCTGTCAGTGGCGGCGGGTTCAG TGAGAACGGCAAGTTTAGCTATGGTTATGCGAGCAGTCTAGGGAAAAGATCTTCCATGGAGGACTTCCACGAGACGAGAATCGATGGCGTCGATGGAGAGACCGTCGGATTGTTCGGTGTTTTCGACG GCCATGGTGGAGCTCGAGCCGCGGAGTTTGTCAAGCAGAACCTTTTCAGCAACTTAATCAAGCACCCAAAGTTCTTCACCGATACCAAGTCTGCCATTG CTGAAACTTTCACCCATACGGATTCAGAGCTTCTGAAGGCCGATACCACCCACAACCGAGATGCAGGGTCGACGGCCTCCACGGCCATTCTCGTTGGCGATCGCCTGGTCGTGGCAAACGTTGGGGACTCTAGGGCGGTCATTTGTAGAGGCGGTGATG CTATAGCCGTGTCAAGGGACCATAAGCCTGATCAGACAGATGAGAGGCAGAGGATAGAGGATGCCGGAGGTTTCGTCATGTGGGCAG GTACATGGCGTGTAGGCGGCGTGCTTGCTGTTTCTCGGGCATTTGGTGACAAACTGTTGAAGCAGTACGTGGTTGCCGATCCAGAGATCAAG GAGGAGGTGGTCGACAGCTCCCTGGAGTTCCTCATCCTGGCGAGCGACGGGCTGTGGGACGTCGTGAGCAACGAG GAAGCCGTGGCCATGGTGAAGCCGATCGTGGACTCGCAGGAGGCGGCCAAGAAGCTCCTCGTGGAGGCGACCCGGAGGGGAAGCGCCGACAACATCACCTGCGTCGTCGTCCGTTTCCTGGACCAGAAGCCCCCGGCGGCGGCCACCAACGGATCCCCAGCCCCTGTCGCACCGGGCAAGTGA